In Camelus bactrianus isolate YW-2024 breed Bactrian camel chromosome 18, ASM4877302v1, whole genome shotgun sequence, one DNA window encodes the following:
- the BRAT1 gene encoding integrator complex assembly factor BRAT1 isoform X3, which translates to MDPECSRLLPALCAVLVDPRQPVADDTCLEKLLDWFKTVTEAGPSLLLLQENPCLVELLFRVLKAHDPRPRVLSFSLRLAGLFAAQEDCFQYLQGELLPMLFGESGPLGGAAWTAPTVRSGWLQGLRSLAQHPGALRFLADCGAVDTIFSLQGDSSLFVASAAGQLLVHILALAMRGPAEGHPSPQGCDWPACAQKIVCHVEDSLRSTATLQVTQALNVLTTTFGHCHSPWTQGLWVRLSPLVACLLEKDPIPASHSLVDLLLSVARSPVGSSDCGLWETLAQTLSHLSPTQAGPLALGILKLQDCPQALKTQAFGVLLQPLACVLKAAAQAPGPPGFPEGATGDSITVDTFLSSKSACVGLLCQALAHLELLQLLPQRPSPWPQAPLLRAAVAILRFCHGSAAPTSDVGGHLCAVLAGCVRVQRAALDFLGTLSQGTGPQELVTQVFAVLLEYLTSPDSSPMVLKKAFQATLRWLLGSPKAPSCCDLDPHTQLFLGELLPVLRKRLCSPCWEARDSGLEFLTQVTRHWGGQAAFRHALLASEVPELTGQLLRDPESYVRASAVTATGQLSSWGLYATPTGPEHPEVQQESLFTELLHILSTDSEGFPRRAVMHVFTQWLKDGHADVAEDLEQFVARVLQAASQDLDWEVRAQGLELALVFLEQLLGQPGSRCPYAVALPEAAPPATLAQVLQALCRVQLFEFALRALFDCDRPVAQKSCDLLLFLKAKATPCGGPQEAGASPDVVSVEAALQRWQAGEQGQPLGELEPEAVMAVLRSMDLEGLRGMLAKSSDHMEKSPQSLLQDMLATVGVLGENEADCY; encoded by the exons GGCCCAGTCTCCTGTTGCTGCAGGAGAACCCTTGCCTGGTGGAGCTGCTGTTCCGCGTGCTGAAAGCCCACGACCCGCGTCCCAGAGTCCTCTCCTTCTCGCTCCGCCTCGCAGGGCTGTTTGCAGCCCAGGAAGACTGCTTCCAGTATCTTCAG GGGGAGTTGCTGCCCATGCTCTTCGGGGAGTCGGGGCCCCTCGGAGGGGCCGCCTGGACCGCCCCCACAGTGCGCAGTGGCTGGCTGCAGGGCCTGCGCTCCCTGGCCCAGCACCCCGGCGCCCTGCGCTTCCTTGCTGACTGTG gtgCTGTTGACACCATCTTCTCCCTGCAGGGAGATTCCAGCCTGTTTGTGGCCTCAGCAGCTGGACAGCTCCTGGTGCACATCCTCGCCTTGGCGATGCGAGGCCCAGCTGAGGGACATCCCAGCCCCCAGGGGTGTGACTGGCCAGCGTGTGCCCAGAAGATTGTGTGTCACGTCGAAGACTCCCTGCGCTCCACAGCCACCCTGCAGGTCACGCAGGCCCTGAACGTCCTGACAACCACGTTTGGGCACTGCCACAGCCCATGGACACAGGGCCTCTGGGTGCGGCTGAGCCCCCTCGTGGCCTGTCTGCTCGAGAAAGACCCCATCCCAGCCTCACACTCGCTTGTGGATCTCCTCCTCAGCGTGGCCCG TTCTCCTGTCGGGAGTTCTGACTGTGGCCTGTGGGAGACTTTGGCACAGACTCTGAGCCATTTGAGCCCCACACAAGCAGGGCCTCTGGCTTTGGGGATCCTGAAACTGCAGGACTG TCCACAGGCACTGAAGACCCAGGCCTTTGGtgtcctcctccagcccctggcctgTGTCCTGAAAGCTGCTGCTCAGGCCCCTGGACCTCCAG GTTTTCCAGAAGGGGCCACAGGCGACTCGATAACAGTGGACACGTTTCTCTCCTCCAAGTCGGCTTGTGTGGGTctcctgtgccaggccctggcccACCTGGAGCTGCTGCAACTGCTG ccccagcgcCCCTCGCCCTGGCCCCAGGCGCCCCTGCTTCGGGCTGCAGTGGCAATACTGCGCTTCTGCCATGGCTCAGCAGCCCCCACCAGTGACGTGGGGGGCCACCTGTGTGCGGTCCTGGCAGGCTGTGTCCGGGTCCAGCGAGCGGCCCTGGATTTCCTGGGGACGCTGTCTCAGGGGACGG GCCCCCAAGAGCTGGTGACGCAGGTGTTTGCCGTCCTCCTGGAGTACCTCACAAGCCCTGACTCCAGCCCCATG GTTCTGAAGAAGGCCTTCCAGGCCACACTCAGGTGGCTCCTGGGCTCCCCCAAGGCCCCCAGCTGCTGCGACCTGGACCCCCACACCCAGCTGTTCCTCGGAG AGCTGCTCCCTGTGCTGCGGAAACGGCTGTGCAGCCCCTGCTGGGAGGCCAGGGACTCGGGCCTCGAGTTCCTGACCCAAGTGACCAGACACTGGGGAG GGCAGGCCGCCTTCAGACATGCTCTCCTTGCTTCAGAGGTGCCTGAGCTCACCGGGCAGCTCCTGCGAGACCCTGAGAGTTACGTCCGCGCAAGTGCAGTGACTGCCACAGGGCAGCTGTCCAGCTGGGGGCTGTACGCCACCCCCACCGGCCCAGAGCACCCAGAGGTCCAGCAG GAGAGCCTGTTCACGGAGCTTCTGCACATCCTCTCCACGGACTCAGAGGGCTTCCCCCGCAGGGCTGTCATGCACGTCTTCACCCAGTGGCTGAAGGACGGCCACGCTGACGTGGCTGAGGACCTGGAGCAGTTCGTGGCCAGAGTGCTGCAGGCGGCGAGCCAGGACCTAGACTGGGAGGTGCGGGCCCAGGGCCTCGAGCTGGCGCTGGTGTTCCTGGAGCAGTTGCTGGGCCAGCCTGGCTCCCGCTGTCCCTATGCTGTGGCCCTGCCCGAGGCAGCCCCGCCTGCCACGCTGGCCCAGGTCCTGCAGGCGCTCTGCCGGGTACAGCTCTTTGAGTTTGCCCTCCGTGCGTTATTTGACTGTGACCGACCTGTGGCCCAGAAGTCCTGTGACCTCCTCCTTTTCCTGAAGGCCAAGGCCACTCCCTGTGGTGGCCCACAGGAGGCGGGGGCCAGCCCCGACGTGGTCTCTGTGGAGGCTGCCCTGCAGAGGTGGCAGGCAGGCGAGCAGGGTCAGCCCCTGGGGGAGCTGGAGCCTGAGGCTGTCATGGCCGTGCTGAGGTCCATGGACCTGGAGGGCCTTCGGGGTATGCTGGCCAAAAGCAGTGACCACATGGAGAAGAGCCCTCAGTCGCTCCTGCAGGACATGCTGGCCACCGTGGGTGTCCTGGGGGAGAATGAGGCCGACTGTTACTGA
- the BRAT1 gene encoding integrator complex assembly factor BRAT1 isoform X5, which produces MDPECSRLLPALCAVLVDPRQPVADDTCLEKLLDWFKTVTEAGPSLLLLQENPCLVELLFRVLKAHDPRPRVLSFSLRLAGLFAAQEDCFQYLQQGELLPMLFGESGPLGGAAWTAPTVRSGWLQGLRSLAQHPGALRFLADCGAVDTIFSLQGDSSLFVASAAGQLLVHILALAMRGPAEGHPSPQGCDWPACAQKIVCHVEDSLRSTATLQVTQALNVLTTTFGHCHSPWTQGLWVRLSPLVACLLEKDPIPASHSLVDLLLSVARSPVGSSDCGLWETLAQTLSHLSPTQAGPLALGILKLQDCPQALKTQAFGVLLQPLACVLKAAAQAPGPPGFPEGATGDSITVDTFLSSKSACVGLLCQALAHLELLQLLPQRPSPWPQAPLLRAAVAILRFCHGSAAPTSDVGGHLCAVLAGCVRVQRAALDFLGTLSQGTGSEEGLPGHTQVAPGLPQGPQLLRPGPPHPAVPRRYPWPLQELLPVLRKRLCSPCWEARDSGLEFLTQVTRHWGGQAAFRHALLASEVPELTGQLLRDPESYVRASAVTATGQLSSWGLYATPTGPEHPEVQQESLFTELLHILSTDSEGFPRRAVMHVFTQWLKDGHADVAEDLEQFVARVLQAASQDLDWEVRAQGLELALVFLEQLLGQPGSRCPYAVALPEAAPPATLAQVLQALCRVQLFEFALRALFDCDRPVAQKSCDLLLFLKAKATPCGGPQEAGASPDVVSVEAALQRWQAGEQGQPLGELEPEAVMAVLRSMDLEGLRGMLAKSSDHMEKSPQSLLQDMLATVGVLGENEADCY; this is translated from the exons GGCCCAGTCTCCTGTTGCTGCAGGAGAACCCTTGCCTGGTGGAGCTGCTGTTCCGCGTGCTGAAAGCCCACGACCCGCGTCCCAGAGTCCTCTCCTTCTCGCTCCGCCTCGCAGGGCTGTTTGCAGCCCAGGAAGACTGCTTCCAGTATCTTCAG CAGGGGGAGTTGCTGCCCATGCTCTTCGGGGAGTCGGGGCCCCTCGGAGGGGCCGCCTGGACCGCCCCCACAGTGCGCAGTGGCTGGCTGCAGGGCCTGCGCTCCCTGGCCCAGCACCCCGGCGCCCTGCGCTTCCTTGCTGACTGTG gtgCTGTTGACACCATCTTCTCCCTGCAGGGAGATTCCAGCCTGTTTGTGGCCTCAGCAGCTGGACAGCTCCTGGTGCACATCCTCGCCTTGGCGATGCGAGGCCCAGCTGAGGGACATCCCAGCCCCCAGGGGTGTGACTGGCCAGCGTGTGCCCAGAAGATTGTGTGTCACGTCGAAGACTCCCTGCGCTCCACAGCCACCCTGCAGGTCACGCAGGCCCTGAACGTCCTGACAACCACGTTTGGGCACTGCCACAGCCCATGGACACAGGGCCTCTGGGTGCGGCTGAGCCCCCTCGTGGCCTGTCTGCTCGAGAAAGACCCCATCCCAGCCTCACACTCGCTTGTGGATCTCCTCCTCAGCGTGGCCCG TTCTCCTGTCGGGAGTTCTGACTGTGGCCTGTGGGAGACTTTGGCACAGACTCTGAGCCATTTGAGCCCCACACAAGCAGGGCCTCTGGCTTTGGGGATCCTGAAACTGCAGGACTG TCCACAGGCACTGAAGACCCAGGCCTTTGGtgtcctcctccagcccctggcctgTGTCCTGAAAGCTGCTGCTCAGGCCCCTGGACCTCCAG GTTTTCCAGAAGGGGCCACAGGCGACTCGATAACAGTGGACACGTTTCTCTCCTCCAAGTCGGCTTGTGTGGGTctcctgtgccaggccctggcccACCTGGAGCTGCTGCAACTGCTG ccccagcgcCCCTCGCCCTGGCCCCAGGCGCCCCTGCTTCGGGCTGCAGTGGCAATACTGCGCTTCTGCCATGGCTCAGCAGCCCCCACCAGTGACGTGGGGGGCCACCTGTGTGCGGTCCTGGCAGGCTGTGTCCGGGTCCAGCGAGCGGCCCTGGATTTCCTGGGGACGCTGTCTCAGGGGACGG GTTCTGAAGAAGGCCTTCCAGGCCACACTCAGGTGGCTCCTGGGCTCCCCCAAGGCCCCCAGCTGCTGCGACCTGGACCCCCACACCCAGCTGTTCCTCGGAGGTACCCCTGGCCCCTCCAGG AGCTGCTCCCTGTGCTGCGGAAACGGCTGTGCAGCCCCTGCTGGGAGGCCAGGGACTCGGGCCTCGAGTTCCTGACCCAAGTGACCAGACACTGGGGAG GGCAGGCCGCCTTCAGACATGCTCTCCTTGCTTCAGAGGTGCCTGAGCTCACCGGGCAGCTCCTGCGAGACCCTGAGAGTTACGTCCGCGCAAGTGCAGTGACTGCCACAGGGCAGCTGTCCAGCTGGGGGCTGTACGCCACCCCCACCGGCCCAGAGCACCCAGAGGTCCAGCAG GAGAGCCTGTTCACGGAGCTTCTGCACATCCTCTCCACGGACTCAGAGGGCTTCCCCCGCAGGGCTGTCATGCACGTCTTCACCCAGTGGCTGAAGGACGGCCACGCTGACGTGGCTGAGGACCTGGAGCAGTTCGTGGCCAGAGTGCTGCAGGCGGCGAGCCAGGACCTAGACTGGGAGGTGCGGGCCCAGGGCCTCGAGCTGGCGCTGGTGTTCCTGGAGCAGTTGCTGGGCCAGCCTGGCTCCCGCTGTCCCTATGCTGTGGCCCTGCCCGAGGCAGCCCCGCCTGCCACGCTGGCCCAGGTCCTGCAGGCGCTCTGCCGGGTACAGCTCTTTGAGTTTGCCCTCCGTGCGTTATTTGACTGTGACCGACCTGTGGCCCAGAAGTCCTGTGACCTCCTCCTTTTCCTGAAGGCCAAGGCCACTCCCTGTGGTGGCCCACAGGAGGCGGGGGCCAGCCCCGACGTGGTCTCTGTGGAGGCTGCCCTGCAGAGGTGGCAGGCAGGCGAGCAGGGTCAGCCCCTGGGGGAGCTGGAGCCTGAGGCTGTCATGGCCGTGCTGAGGTCCATGGACCTGGAGGGCCTTCGGGGTATGCTGGCCAAAAGCAGTGACCACATGGAGAAGAGCCCTCAGTCGCTCCTGCAGGACATGCTGGCCACCGTGGGTGTCCTGGGGGAGAATGAGGCCGACTGTTACTGA
- the BRAT1 gene encoding integrator complex assembly factor BRAT1 isoform X2: MDPECSRLLPALCAVLVDPRQPVADDTCLEKLLDWFKTVTEAGPSLLLLQENPCLVELLFRVLKAHDPRPRVLSFSLRLAGLFAAQEDCFQYLQQGELLPMLFGESGPLGGAAWTAPTVRSGWLQGLRSLAQHPGALRFLADCGAVDTIFSLQGDSSLFVASAAGQLLVHILALAMRGPAEGHPSPQGCDWPACAQKIVCHVEDSLRSTATLQVTQALNVLTTTFGHCHSPWTQGLWVRLSPLVACLLEKDPIPASHSLVDLLLSVARSPVGSSDCGLWETLAQTLSHLSPTQAGPLALGILKLQDCPQALKTQAFGVLLQPLACVLKAAAQAPGPPGFPEGATGDSITVDTFLSSKSACVGLLCQALAHLELLQLLVGVALAHVHPGSGTCGHTDSPSPPSPSAPRPGPRRPCFGLQWQYCASAMAQQPPPVTWGATCVRSWQAVSGSSERPWISWGRCLRGRVLKKAFQATLRWLLGSPKAPSCCDLDPHTQLFLGELLPVLRKRLCSPCWEARDSGLEFLTQVTRHWGGQAAFRHALLASEVPELTGQLLRDPESYVRASAVTATGQLSSWGLYATPTGPEHPEVQQESLFTELLHILSTDSEGFPRRAVMHVFTQWLKDGHADVAEDLEQFVARVLQAASQDLDWEVRAQGLELALVFLEQLLGQPGSRCPYAVALPEAAPPATLAQVLQALCRVQLFEFALRALFDCDRPVAQKSCDLLLFLKAKATPCGGPQEAGASPDVVSVEAALQRWQAGEQGQPLGELEPEAVMAVLRSMDLEGLRGMLAKSSDHMEKSPQSLLQDMLATVGVLGENEADCY; this comes from the exons GGCCCAGTCTCCTGTTGCTGCAGGAGAACCCTTGCCTGGTGGAGCTGCTGTTCCGCGTGCTGAAAGCCCACGACCCGCGTCCCAGAGTCCTCTCCTTCTCGCTCCGCCTCGCAGGGCTGTTTGCAGCCCAGGAAGACTGCTTCCAGTATCTTCAG CAGGGGGAGTTGCTGCCCATGCTCTTCGGGGAGTCGGGGCCCCTCGGAGGGGCCGCCTGGACCGCCCCCACAGTGCGCAGTGGCTGGCTGCAGGGCCTGCGCTCCCTGGCCCAGCACCCCGGCGCCCTGCGCTTCCTTGCTGACTGTG gtgCTGTTGACACCATCTTCTCCCTGCAGGGAGATTCCAGCCTGTTTGTGGCCTCAGCAGCTGGACAGCTCCTGGTGCACATCCTCGCCTTGGCGATGCGAGGCCCAGCTGAGGGACATCCCAGCCCCCAGGGGTGTGACTGGCCAGCGTGTGCCCAGAAGATTGTGTGTCACGTCGAAGACTCCCTGCGCTCCACAGCCACCCTGCAGGTCACGCAGGCCCTGAACGTCCTGACAACCACGTTTGGGCACTGCCACAGCCCATGGACACAGGGCCTCTGGGTGCGGCTGAGCCCCCTCGTGGCCTGTCTGCTCGAGAAAGACCCCATCCCAGCCTCACACTCGCTTGTGGATCTCCTCCTCAGCGTGGCCCG TTCTCCTGTCGGGAGTTCTGACTGTGGCCTGTGGGAGACTTTGGCACAGACTCTGAGCCATTTGAGCCCCACACAAGCAGGGCCTCTGGCTTTGGGGATCCTGAAACTGCAGGACTG TCCACAGGCACTGAAGACCCAGGCCTTTGGtgtcctcctccagcccctggcctgTGTCCTGAAAGCTGCTGCTCAGGCCCCTGGACCTCCAG GTTTTCCAGAAGGGGCCACAGGCGACTCGATAACAGTGGACACGTTTCTCTCCTCCAAGTCGGCTTGTGTGGGTctcctgtgccaggccctggcccACCTGGAGCTGCTGCAACTGCTGGTGGGTGTGGCCCTGGCCCACGTCCACCCCGGCAGTGGGACTTGCGGCCACACtgactctccctcccctcccagccccagcgcCCCTCGCCCTGGCCCCAGGCGCCCCTGCTTCGGGCTGCAGTGGCAATACTGCGCTTCTGCCATGGCTCAGCAGCCCCCACCAGTGACGTGGGGGGCCACCTGTGTGCGGTCCTGGCAGGCTGTGTCCGGGTCCAGCGAGCGGCCCTGGATTTCCTGGGGACGCTGTCTCAGGGGACGG GTTCTGAAGAAGGCCTTCCAGGCCACACTCAGGTGGCTCCTGGGCTCCCCCAAGGCCCCCAGCTGCTGCGACCTGGACCCCCACACCCAGCTGTTCCTCGGAG AGCTGCTCCCTGTGCTGCGGAAACGGCTGTGCAGCCCCTGCTGGGAGGCCAGGGACTCGGGCCTCGAGTTCCTGACCCAAGTGACCAGACACTGGGGAG GGCAGGCCGCCTTCAGACATGCTCTCCTTGCTTCAGAGGTGCCTGAGCTCACCGGGCAGCTCCTGCGAGACCCTGAGAGTTACGTCCGCGCAAGTGCAGTGACTGCCACAGGGCAGCTGTCCAGCTGGGGGCTGTACGCCACCCCCACCGGCCCAGAGCACCCAGAGGTCCAGCAG GAGAGCCTGTTCACGGAGCTTCTGCACATCCTCTCCACGGACTCAGAGGGCTTCCCCCGCAGGGCTGTCATGCACGTCTTCACCCAGTGGCTGAAGGACGGCCACGCTGACGTGGCTGAGGACCTGGAGCAGTTCGTGGCCAGAGTGCTGCAGGCGGCGAGCCAGGACCTAGACTGGGAGGTGCGGGCCCAGGGCCTCGAGCTGGCGCTGGTGTTCCTGGAGCAGTTGCTGGGCCAGCCTGGCTCCCGCTGTCCCTATGCTGTGGCCCTGCCCGAGGCAGCCCCGCCTGCCACGCTGGCCCAGGTCCTGCAGGCGCTCTGCCGGGTACAGCTCTTTGAGTTTGCCCTCCGTGCGTTATTTGACTGTGACCGACCTGTGGCCCAGAAGTCCTGTGACCTCCTCCTTTTCCTGAAGGCCAAGGCCACTCCCTGTGGTGGCCCACAGGAGGCGGGGGCCAGCCCCGACGTGGTCTCTGTGGAGGCTGCCCTGCAGAGGTGGCAGGCAGGCGAGCAGGGTCAGCCCCTGGGGGAGCTGGAGCCTGAGGCTGTCATGGCCGTGCTGAGGTCCATGGACCTGGAGGGCCTTCGGGGTATGCTGGCCAAAAGCAGTGACCACATGGAGAAGAGCCCTCAGTCGCTCCTGCAGGACATGCTGGCCACCGTGGGTGTCCTGGGGGAGAATGAGGCCGACTGTTACTGA
- the BRAT1 gene encoding integrator complex assembly factor BRAT1 isoform X6: MDPECSRLLPALCAVLVDPRQPVADDTCLEKLLDWFKTVTEAGPSLLLLQENPCLVELLFRVLKAHDPRPRVLSFSLRLAGLFAAQEDCFQYLQQGELLPMLFGESGPLGGAAWTAPTVRSGWLQGLRSLAQHPGALRFLADCGAVDTIFSLQGDSSLFVASAAGQLLVHILALAMRGPAEGHPSPQGCDWPACAQKIVCHVEDSLRSTATLQVTQALNVLTTTFGHCHSPWTQGLWVRLSPLVACLLEKDPIPASHSLVDLLLSVARSPVGSSDCGLWETLAQTLSHLSPTQAGPLALGILKLQDCPQALKTQAFGVLLQPLACVLKAAAQAPGPPGFPEGATGDSITVDTFLSSKSACVGLLCQALAHLELLQLLPQRPSPWPQAPLLRAAVAILRFCHGSAAPTSDVGGHLCAVLAGCVRVQRAALDFLGTLSQGTGSEEGLPGHTQVAPGLPQGPQLLRPGPPHPAVPRRYPWPLQELLPVLRKRLCSPCWEARDSGLEFLTQVTRHWGEVPELTGQLLRDPESYVRASAVTATGQLSSWGLYATPTGPEHPEVQQESLFTELLHILSTDSEGFPRRAVMHVFTQWLKDGHADVAEDLEQFVARVLQAASQDLDWEVRAQGLELALVFLEQLLGQPGSRCPYAVALPEAAPPATLAQVLQALCRVQLFEFALRALFDCDRPVAQKSCDLLLFLKAKATPCGGPQEAGASPDVVSVEAALQRWQAGEQGQPLGELEPEAVMAVLRSMDLEGLRGMLAKSSDHMEKSPQSLLQDMLATVGVLGENEADCY, from the exons GGCCCAGTCTCCTGTTGCTGCAGGAGAACCCTTGCCTGGTGGAGCTGCTGTTCCGCGTGCTGAAAGCCCACGACCCGCGTCCCAGAGTCCTCTCCTTCTCGCTCCGCCTCGCAGGGCTGTTTGCAGCCCAGGAAGACTGCTTCCAGTATCTTCAG CAGGGGGAGTTGCTGCCCATGCTCTTCGGGGAGTCGGGGCCCCTCGGAGGGGCCGCCTGGACCGCCCCCACAGTGCGCAGTGGCTGGCTGCAGGGCCTGCGCTCCCTGGCCCAGCACCCCGGCGCCCTGCGCTTCCTTGCTGACTGTG gtgCTGTTGACACCATCTTCTCCCTGCAGGGAGATTCCAGCCTGTTTGTGGCCTCAGCAGCTGGACAGCTCCTGGTGCACATCCTCGCCTTGGCGATGCGAGGCCCAGCTGAGGGACATCCCAGCCCCCAGGGGTGTGACTGGCCAGCGTGTGCCCAGAAGATTGTGTGTCACGTCGAAGACTCCCTGCGCTCCACAGCCACCCTGCAGGTCACGCAGGCCCTGAACGTCCTGACAACCACGTTTGGGCACTGCCACAGCCCATGGACACAGGGCCTCTGGGTGCGGCTGAGCCCCCTCGTGGCCTGTCTGCTCGAGAAAGACCCCATCCCAGCCTCACACTCGCTTGTGGATCTCCTCCTCAGCGTGGCCCG TTCTCCTGTCGGGAGTTCTGACTGTGGCCTGTGGGAGACTTTGGCACAGACTCTGAGCCATTTGAGCCCCACACAAGCAGGGCCTCTGGCTTTGGGGATCCTGAAACTGCAGGACTG TCCACAGGCACTGAAGACCCAGGCCTTTGGtgtcctcctccagcccctggcctgTGTCCTGAAAGCTGCTGCTCAGGCCCCTGGACCTCCAG GTTTTCCAGAAGGGGCCACAGGCGACTCGATAACAGTGGACACGTTTCTCTCCTCCAAGTCGGCTTGTGTGGGTctcctgtgccaggccctggcccACCTGGAGCTGCTGCAACTGCTG ccccagcgcCCCTCGCCCTGGCCCCAGGCGCCCCTGCTTCGGGCTGCAGTGGCAATACTGCGCTTCTGCCATGGCTCAGCAGCCCCCACCAGTGACGTGGGGGGCCACCTGTGTGCGGTCCTGGCAGGCTGTGTCCGGGTCCAGCGAGCGGCCCTGGATTTCCTGGGGACGCTGTCTCAGGGGACGG GTTCTGAAGAAGGCCTTCCAGGCCACACTCAGGTGGCTCCTGGGCTCCCCCAAGGCCCCCAGCTGCTGCGACCTGGACCCCCACACCCAGCTGTTCCTCGGAGGTACCCCTGGCCCCTCCAGG AGCTGCTCCCTGTGCTGCGGAAACGGCTGTGCAGCCCCTGCTGGGAGGCCAGGGACTCGGGCCTCGAGTTCCTGACCCAAGTGACCAGACACTGGGGAG AGGTGCCTGAGCTCACCGGGCAGCTCCTGCGAGACCCTGAGAGTTACGTCCGCGCAAGTGCAGTGACTGCCACAGGGCAGCTGTCCAGCTGGGGGCTGTACGCCACCCCCACCGGCCCAGAGCACCCAGAGGTCCAGCAG GAGAGCCTGTTCACGGAGCTTCTGCACATCCTCTCCACGGACTCAGAGGGCTTCCCCCGCAGGGCTGTCATGCACGTCTTCACCCAGTGGCTGAAGGACGGCCACGCTGACGTGGCTGAGGACCTGGAGCAGTTCGTGGCCAGAGTGCTGCAGGCGGCGAGCCAGGACCTAGACTGGGAGGTGCGGGCCCAGGGCCTCGAGCTGGCGCTGGTGTTCCTGGAGCAGTTGCTGGGCCAGCCTGGCTCCCGCTGTCCCTATGCTGTGGCCCTGCCCGAGGCAGCCCCGCCTGCCACGCTGGCCCAGGTCCTGCAGGCGCTCTGCCGGGTACAGCTCTTTGAGTTTGCCCTCCGTGCGTTATTTGACTGTGACCGACCTGTGGCCCAGAAGTCCTGTGACCTCCTCCTTTTCCTGAAGGCCAAGGCCACTCCCTGTGGTGGCCCACAGGAGGCGGGGGCCAGCCCCGACGTGGTCTCTGTGGAGGCTGCCCTGCAGAGGTGGCAGGCAGGCGAGCAGGGTCAGCCCCTGGGGGAGCTGGAGCCTGAGGCTGTCATGGCCGTGCTGAGGTCCATGGACCTGGAGGGCCTTCGGGGTATGCTGGCCAAAAGCAGTGACCACATGGAGAAGAGCCCTCAGTCGCTCCTGCAGGACATGCTGGCCACCGTGGGTGTCCTGGGGGAGAATGAGGCCGACTGTTACTGA